A genomic window from Silene latifolia isolate original U9 population chromosome Y, ASM4854445v1, whole genome shotgun sequence includes:
- the LOC141628358 gene encoding uncharacterized protein LOC141628358, which yields MEAFRSALDECALGDLGYYGNVFTWQRGNGNGMVIRERLDRAVATMNWCERFPSAVVRHFPLYSSDHCAILIHEREVGDRPRGQKGFKFEPFWMSDPECDTIIQEAWDHSVDGDVIGKVQWSSQKLRAWARNKFGCLKREIKEKEAELERWQKRAPSADMLGRCRQLVRIWRSFDKERNPTVIHKCRAVYNRFVREWWDGGGDMPALNQTLVVLIPKCKDPKKVTEFRPISLCNVLYKIISKTMANRLKGFLDGIITENQSAFTPGRLITDNALVAFEIFHTMKRGGEGRKGNVALKLDMSKAYDRRGLRDGSHSRDESVSGCTGVSHLFFADDSILFVKANNEECSIVANIISNYERASGQKINFEKSKIVFSKKVGNQMRGMLKTLLGVREVDKHENYLGLPTIIGRSKKVIFTCLKEKIWNKMKGWKENLLSKPGKEILIKAVAQEIPTYMMSLFAIPEGIVNEIQGLLARFWWGSTDAQRKLHWMSWDRLCEPKADGGMGFKDLKVFNQAFLAKQIWGLFLKPCSLVGRVLKARYFKNGSVLDARRGYDPIFSWRSLWGSKSLLLEGLKWRVGNGQSIGVWDESWLPGETAGRVPMLNIEADPNMKVAEFIDVKRGQWNTEPTKDGNYTVRSGYWVGRRRTSIPRVPGTSTCSWKQIWQLNIPPKLTHFVWKIFANILPVRMSLFLKHCCPSPLCNFCPEEESSDHALFGCTWTRHHWDASGFGELVGAAPNSSCEERITWILHPLRDEERGRFLAIVWSLWTIRNQRLFEESPPNENIVCWGFVKMVSDYRACVDRVISRPCLSNGAGDSAWSPPRAGFVKINTDAYMAGDGSVGLGAVARDKDGRILWLGCWWIGAEWSVEVAEAKAAMFGLDIAKERGMSNIVLECDALNLVRAVRDKNVARTPVGLCVEDICTLLSVFESSKCCHVKRGGNIMAHCVARISEQVGDATIFVTDFPQGVLAFAEIDLI from the exons ATGGAGGCTTTTCGATCAGCCTTGGACGAGTGTGCTCTTGGGGACTTGGGTTACTATGGTAATGTATTCACATGGCAGAGAGGGAATGGCAATGGTATGGTAATTAGGGAGCGTTTGGACCGAGCTGTTGCGACGATGAATTGGTGTGAACGTTTCCCGAGTGCTGTTGTGAGACATTTCCCGTTATATTCGTCGGACCACTGTGCTATTCTTATACATGAGAGGGAAGTGGGAGATCGACCAAGGGGGCAGAAAGGTTTCAAATTCGAACCCTTTTGGATGTCGGACCCGGAATGCGATACGATTATACAGGAGGCTTGGGATCATTCGGTGGATGGGGATGTTATTGGGAAAGTACAATGGAGTTCGCAGAAGTTGCGGGCATGGGCGCGTAACAAGTTCGGGTGTTTGAAGAGAGAAATAAAGGAGAAGGAAGCTGAGTTGGAGAGATGGCAGAAACGTGCTCCGTCGGCTGACATGCTGGGAAGGTGTCGACAATTGGTGAGGATTTGGAGAAGCTTCGACAAAGAGAGGAATCCTACTG TGATACACAAGTGCCGAGCTGTGTACAACAG GTTTGTGAGGGAATGGTGGGATGGGGGAGGAGATATGCCGGCCCTTAACCAAACACTTGTGGTACTGATCCCAAAATGCAAGGACCCGAAGAAAGTGACGGAGTTTCGCCCTATTAGCCTTTGTAATGTACTTTATAAAATTATATCCAAGACCATGGCCAATAGATTGAAGGGCTTCCTTGACGGGATTATTACGGAGAATCAGAGTGCTTTTACCCCCGGAAGACTTATTACTGATAATGCTCTTGTGGCCTTTGAAATTTTTCACACTATGAAGAGAGGTGGGGAGGGGAGAAAGGGCAACGTGGCACTGAAACTGGATATGAGTAAAGCATATGATAGG AGAGGCCTCAGAGATGGGAGCCATTCACGGGATGAGAGTGTGTCGGGGTGCACCGGGGTCTCCCATCTTTTTTTCGCTGACGACAGTATTCTTTTTGTGAAAGCAAATAATGAGGAATGCTCGATTGTAGCTAATATTATTAGCAATTATGAAAGAGCATCGGGACAgaaaattaattttgagaaatcGAAAATTGTTTTCAGTAAGAAAGTGGGGAACCAAATGAGGGGTATGTTAAAGACTTTGCTGGGTGTCCGCGAGGTTGACAAGCACGAGAATTATTTGGGTTTACCGACGATAATTGGACGGTCAAAGAAAGTCATTTTTACTTGCTTGAAGGAGAAAATCTGGAACAAAATGAAGGGGTGGAAAGAAAACTTGCTATCAAAACCGGGGAAGGAAATTCTTATTAAGGCAGTGGCTCAAGAAATCCCGACATATATGATGAGTCTCTTTGCCATTCCGGAGGGAATTGTCAATGAGATACAGGGACTTTTGGCTCGTTTTTGGTGGGGCTCGACGGATGCACAACGGAAGCTACATTGGATGAGTTGGGACCGTTTGTGTGAACCAAAGGCCGATGGGGGTATGGGTTTCAAAGATTTAAAAGTGTTCAACCAAGCCTTCCTAGCAAAGCAAATATGGGGATTGTTTTTAAAGCCATGTTCGTTGGTAGGCAGAGTTTTGAAAGCTCGATACTTCAAGAATGGTTCGGTCTTGGACGCTAGAAGGGGGTACGACCCGATTTTTTCGTGGCGCAGTCTATGGGGGTCCAAATCTTTGCTTTTGGAAGGGCTCAAGTGGAGAGTTGGGAATGGGCAGAGTATTGGGGTGTGGGACGAGTCATGGTTACCGGGAGAGACTGCTGGTCGGGTTCCTATGCTAAATATTGAAGCGGACCCGAACATGAAGGTGGCTGAGTTCATTGATGTTAAGAGGGGGCAGTGGAACACAGAG CCGACAAAGGACGGGAACTATACTGTAAGGTCCGGGTATTGGGTAGGACGAAGAAGGACATCAATACCACGGGTGCCTGGAACTTCGACATGCTCGTGGAAGCAGATTTGGCAGCTCAATATACCGCCAAAGCTGACCCATTTTGTGTGGAAAATATTTGCGAACATCCTACCGGTGCGAATGAGTCTCTTTCTCAAACATTGTTGCCCGAGCCCTCTATGTAATTTCTGCCCTGAAGAAGAATCAAGTGACCATGCTCTGTTTGGGTGCACATGGACGAGACACCATTGGGATGCGAGCGGGTTCGGGGAGTTGGTTGGTGCTGCTCCAAATTCTTCGTGTGAGGAAAGAATTACATGGATCCTCCATCCGCTTAGGGATGAAGAGAGGGGAAGGTTTCTTGCGATTGTGTGGTCGTTGTGGACAATAAGAAACCAGCGACTGTTTGAAGAGTCTCCACCAAACGAGAATATTGTATGTTGGGGGTTTGTCAAGATGGTGTCTGATTATCGAGCCTGTGTGGATCGGGTCATTTCGAGGCCGTGTTTGTCTAATGGGGCTGGTGACAGTGCGTGGTCTCCTCCGCGAGCGGGTTTTGTGAAGATTAATACGGATGCATACATGGCGGGTGATGGGAGCGTTGGGCTGGGTGCGGTGGCGCGGGATAAGGATGGACGGATTCTATGGCTGGGGTGTTGGTGGATTGGGGCAGAATGGAGTGTGGAGGTGGCGGAAGCAAAAGCGGCCATGTTCGGGCTTGATATTGCAAAGGAAAGGGGAATGTCAAACATCGTCTTGGAATGTGATGCGCTAAATTTGGTGAGAGCGGTGCGGGACAAGAATGTTGCGAGAACTCCGGTTGGCCTTTGTGTCGAAGATATATGTACTCTTCTTAGTGTTTTCGAATCGAGTAAGTGCTGTCATGTAAAACGTGGGGGAAATATTATGGCTCATTGTGTTGCTCGAATTAGTGAGCAGGTTGGGGATGCCACCATCTTTGTAACGGATTTCCCGCAAGGTGTTCTTGCATTTGCGGAAATTGATTTAATATAA